A section of the Gammaproteobacteria bacterium genome encodes:
- a CDS encoding sulfite exporter TauE/SafE family protein: MDIAYTLAGLVIGTIVGLTGVGGGSLMTPFLIYYGVPPITAVGTDLIYASITKTSAVWVHHLARNVKWHIVRRLAMGSIPAAIISILVLEWLDVDTDRQEAVITTVLGVSLMLSSLMLLFGGALQRGSLAEHAAVFKRLHGGWGRPVTIIAGVIIGVLVSLSSVGAGALGGAVLVTLYPRMPAKAIVAIDLAHAVLLTTTAGIGHLLHGSVDFILLLSLLLGSLPGVAIGTRLGSHMPDHILRRILGTLLLALGISFAF, from the coding sequence ATGGATATCGCGTATACACTGGCCGGTCTGGTGATCGGCACGATCGTCGGCCTGACCGGCGTCGGCGGCGGGTCGCTGATGACGCCGTTTCTGATTTACTACGGGGTACCGCCAATTACGGCGGTCGGCACCGACCTGATCTATGCCTCGATTACCAAAACCAGCGCGGTGTGGGTGCATCACCTGGCGCGCAACGTCAAGTGGCATATCGTGCGTCGGCTGGCGATGGGCAGCATCCCGGCGGCGATCATTTCGATTCTGGTGCTGGAGTGGCTGGACGTGGACACCGACCGTCAGGAAGCGGTGATCACCACCGTGCTGGGTGTGAGCCTGATGCTGAGTTCGCTCATGCTGCTGTTCGGGGGCGCCTTGCAGCGTGGCAGCCTCGCCGAGCACGCCGCCGTATTCAAGCGATTGCACGGGGGCTGGGGACGCCCCGTAACAATCATCGCCGGTGTCATCATCGGTGTGCTGGTCAGTTTGTCGTCTGTCGGCGCCGGCGCGCTGGGCGGCGCGGTGCTGGTCACGCTTTATCCACGCATGCCCGCCAAGGCAATCGTCGCCATCGACCTCGCCCACGCCGTCCTGTTGACTACCACGGCGGGCATCGGACATCTGCTGCATGGTTCGGTGGACTTTATATTGCTGTTAAGCCTGTTACTAGGGTCGTTGCCGGGTGTGGCAATCGGTACGCGACTTGGGAGTCACATGCCTGACCATATCCTGCGGCGGATACTCGGCACCCTGCTGCTGGCGT